From the genome of Actinomycetota bacterium, one region includes:
- a CDS encoding DUF4366 domain-containing protein, with protein sequence MRSRLIGLLLVGAIAVLPVVTATAAFATSVDPDILILATEAGGEAPGLEPAGPDDESNEFRPEDYERPWTWWMGPLLLIGFGPILLGGAAFYYFKVHRPAQRSETSRR encoded by the coding sequence ATGCGCTCGCGCCTGATCGGCCTGCTCCTCGTCGGAGCGATCGCCGTGCTTCCGGTCGTGACCGCCACGGCCGCGTTCGCCACCTCCGTGGACCCCGACATCCTGATCCTCGCGACCGAGGCGGGAGGCGAGGCCCCAGGACTCGAACCCGCCGGCCCGGACGACGAGAGCAACGAGTTCCGACCCGAGGACTACGAACGCCCGTGGACGTGGTGGATGGGTCCGCTCCTACTCATCGGGTTCGGGCCGATCCTGCTCGGCGGCGCCGCGTTCTACTACTTCAAGGTGCACCGGCCGGCACAGCGGTCCGAGACCTCGCGGAGATGA
- a CDS encoding diguanylate cyclase, protein MSTLTFRQARLIVMGFGTALIAGVALSAWLRGADLVEVGAIGLFLPVLVGLGYGRVRGGVATAVAVSAVYVITRFATLPAELSAREFIGAAVVRILLYVGLGLFGGWANEMLEHSLRKLELYDEIDDDTGVGNTRGLLIVADRELSRAQRYGSVFSLTILHLRRELFEGVSERQGLRALRHLAQTLDATVRTTDLVNRVPLPDREDLVIVLPETGREGARIFLERLVPNARAMLVDLGLPATNGEVSGTSISYPDDEERFEAYQQELATALVADTLEIEGEQP, encoded by the coding sequence GTGAGCACGCTGACGTTCCGGCAGGCCCGGCTCATCGTCATGGGCTTCGGCACCGCGCTGATCGCCGGGGTCGCGCTATCGGCGTGGCTCCGCGGGGCGGATCTCGTCGAGGTCGGGGCGATCGGGCTGTTCCTGCCGGTCCTGGTGGGCCTGGGCTACGGCCGGGTCCGAGGCGGCGTGGCGACCGCCGTCGCTGTCTCCGCCGTCTACGTCATCACCCGCTTCGCCACGCTCCCGGCGGAGCTGTCGGCGCGCGAGTTCATCGGCGCAGCGGTCGTGCGCATCCTGCTCTACGTGGGGCTCGGCCTGTTCGGCGGGTGGGCGAACGAGATGCTCGAGCACTCGCTGCGCAAGCTCGAGCTCTACGACGAGATCGACGACGACACCGGGGTGGGCAACACCCGCGGTCTGCTCATCGTCGCCGACCGCGAGCTGTCGCGCGCGCAGCGCTACGGCTCGGTGTTCTCGCTGACGATCCTGCACCTGAGGCGCGAGCTGTTCGAAGGCGTGTCCGAGCGACAAGGTCTGCGCGCACTGCGCCACCTCGCGCAGACGCTCGATGCGACGGTCCGAACGACCGATCTGGTCAACCGCGTCCCCTTGCCCGACCGCGAGGACCTCGTCATCGTGCTGCCGGAGACCGGCCGCGAGGGGGCTCGCATCTTCCTGGAGCGACTGGTCCCCAACGCACGCGCGATGCTGGTCGATCTGGGCCTGCCGGCGACGAACGGTGAGGTCTCGGGCACGTCCATCAGCTACCCCGACGACGAGGAACGGTTCGAGGCCTACCAGCAGGAGCTCGCGACCGCCCTCGTCGCCGACACGCTCGAGATCGAAGGGGAACAGCCGTGA
- a CDS encoding DNA topoisomerase IB has translation MTGEATTVTRAMRVLDTLGEADADEHAEAIGLSFVTEQGPGLTRVRRGRGFSYHRPDGELIQGEQRRRIEELAIPPAWSDVWICDDPNGHLQATGRDAAGRKQYLYHPVWRTLREAAKFHRLADVGAALPRLRRTVDGHLRKHDLTREKVLALVVALLDETLMRIGNEQYARDGGARGLTTLETSHVRATSSRVSFSFPGKAGQDREVDLRHPRLARHVLRIQDAPGQRVFAYRTDDGGWQEVRSDDVNRYLREIAGDDITAKDFRTWGGTVVAAERLRTRGPPASAREADANVIAAVDAVAEQLGNTRAVARASYVHPVVPKAYRFDRFEECFRGGRVPEHLSRSEQAVRRMLALDLPASDDLEAQLEESLERASPGRSG, from the coding sequence GTGACCGGCGAGGCGACGACCGTCACCCGCGCCATGCGGGTCCTCGACACGCTCGGCGAGGCCGACGCGGACGAGCATGCGGAGGCGATCGGCCTGTCGTTCGTCACCGAGCAGGGCCCGGGGCTGACGCGGGTCCGGCGTGGGCGCGGCTTCAGCTACCACCGACCCGACGGCGAGCTCATCCAGGGTGAGCAACGACGACGCATCGAGGAGCTGGCCATCCCGCCCGCCTGGAGCGACGTGTGGATCTGCGACGATCCCAACGGGCACCTGCAGGCGACCGGTCGCGACGCGGCGGGACGCAAGCAGTACCTGTACCACCCGGTGTGGCGCACGCTGCGCGAGGCCGCCAAGTTCCACCGCCTGGCGGATGTGGGGGCGGCGTTGCCGCGACTACGCCGCACCGTCGACGGCCACCTCCGCAAGCACGATCTCACGCGGGAGAAGGTCCTCGCCCTGGTCGTCGCACTGCTCGACGAGACCCTGATGCGGATCGGCAACGAGCAGTACGCCCGGGACGGCGGGGCGCGCGGCCTGACGACGCTCGAGACCAGCCACGTCCGCGCCACGTCGTCACGGGTGAGCTTCTCCTTCCCCGGCAAGGCCGGTCAGGACCGCGAGGTGGACCTGCGCCACCCGCGACTCGCTCGGCACGTGCTCCGGATCCAGGACGCACCCGGCCAGCGGGTCTTCGCCTACCGGACCGACGACGGCGGCTGGCAGGAGGTGCGCTCCGACGACGTCAACCGCTACCTCCGAGAGATCGCTGGCGACGACATCACCGCCAAGGACTTCCGCACCTGGGGGGGCACGGTCGTCGCTGCGGAGAGGTTGCGCACGCGCGGACCCCCGGCGTCAGCCCGCGAGGCGGACGCGAACGTGATAGCCGCGGTCGACGCCGTAGCCGAGCAGCTCGGCAACACCCGCGCGGTGGCTCGCGCCAGCTACGTGCATCCGGTCGTGCCGAAGGCCTACCGCTTCGACCGCTTCGAGGAGTGCTTCCGCGGTGGTCGCGTCCCCGAGCACCTCAGCCGGTCCGAGCAGGCGGTGCGTCGCATGCTCGCGCTCGATCTTCCGGCGTCGGACGATCTCGAGGCGCAGCTCGAGGAGTCGCTTGAGCGCGCCTCGCCCGGTCGATCCGGCTAG
- the tilS gene encoding tRNA lysidine(34) synthetase TilS — MAEVERVLGALPIGAAAVVALSGGPDSTALAHLVADARPDLDLVLGHVRHGLRADEADVDVVRWHASVLGLPLRILEVSVSPVGEGVEAAARAQRYAALRRIAREANAGWLLVGHTADDQAETVLMRLARGTGVEGLAAMAAVRGDIVRPLLRVRRNDVRRFVVHEGLRTADDPMNLDRSVTRVIARTEVLPAMERLAPDPVGALARLADIARQDAARLDAEAAGVVTAIVRTYGPARAVPVADLEALDGALASRVVRAMIDASRGSDDPPSAAHVSDVLSLTPGQALDLPGVTVTVTGTGLQQPRVFVTTETGAYQFPNIPIGTYTVTFELDGFKRATR; from the coding sequence GTGGCCGAGGTCGAGCGGGTGCTGGGAGCTCTGCCGATAGGGGCCGCCGCGGTCGTCGCCCTCAGTGGAGGGCCTGACTCGACCGCTCTCGCGCACCTCGTCGCCGACGCCCGCCCCGACCTCGATCTCGTCCTCGGTCACGTCCGGCACGGGCTGCGGGCCGACGAGGCCGACGTGGACGTCGTGCGGTGGCACGCCAGCGTCCTCGGCCTCCCGCTGCGCATCCTCGAGGTCAGCGTGTCCCCCGTGGGCGAGGGCGTCGAGGCGGCGGCTCGGGCCCAGAGGTACGCGGCACTGCGCCGCATCGCTCGGGAGGCGAACGCGGGGTGGCTGCTGGTGGGCCACACGGCCGACGACCAGGCCGAGACGGTGCTGATGCGCCTCGCCCGGGGGACCGGAGTGGAGGGTCTGGCGGCGATGGCGGCCGTGCGTGGCGACATCGTGCGTCCGCTGCTGCGCGTCCGCCGCAACGACGTGCGCCGGTTCGTCGTCCACGAAGGACTGCGCACGGCGGACGATCCGATGAACCTCGACCGGTCGGTCACGCGCGTGATCGCCCGCACCGAGGTCCTGCCCGCGATGGAGCGGCTCGCTCCCGATCCGGTCGGCGCCCTGGCTCGGCTCGCGGACATCGCCCGTCAGGACGCGGCGCGGCTCGACGCGGAGGCTGCCGGTGTCGTCACCGCGATCGTGCGCACCTACGGCCCTGCGCGGGCGGTCCCCGTGGCCGATCTGGAGGCGTTGGACGGGGCGCTGGCCAGCCGTGTCGTGCGAGCGATGATCGATGCCTCGCGGGGCTCGGACGATCCGCCCTCGGCGGCGCACGTGAGCGACGTGCTGTCTCTGACGCCCGGTCAGGCACTCGACCTGCCGGGCGTCACGGTCACCGTGACGGGCACGGGTCTGCAGCAGCCGCGCGTCTTCGTCACAACCGAGACGGGCGCCTACCAGTTCCCCAACATTCCGATCGGCACCTATACGGTGACGTTCGAGCTCGATGGCTTCAAGCGGGCGACGCGGC
- a CDS encoding thiamine pyrophosphate-binding protein has protein sequence MGDETLLGGGDGGYQKVPEDHGGVAVARVLHAAGVRRLFCLPGGHIGPVTNGCAEVGIEVITTRHESAAIHMAEAWARTTGEVGVAAVTAGPGFTNGVTGLANAQATGIPVVVLGGRTPLGLRGKGAVQDADQESIARAVAKWTRAVTRPEDLASATREALSVARSGRPGSAYLELPTDVLTAQAPFTEGEVARPQPAGADEDAVSAAADALARSERPVVVAGGGAFWARAGDALSRFVETSGIPVTTTSHARGLVADSHPHSLGSLLHGGVATAFADVVLIVGSRFNGNLMFGREPLWRPDHTIISVDVDPAAFALNRSPDIALLGDARVVLAQLTGAWGGDPKQEWCDQARSFADASRQHWSGEADGNASGVHPGALAREVCAFAADAGPGSTIVLDGGDILGWGLGFARCEEPGSQLFTSDALGTLGVGVPYAVAAPLARRDGPTVALLGDGAFGLAAMELETAARYGTAPIVVVSNNGSWGDVRYEEGEWFGRTVGTDLGRVRHDRIAEAVGGHGERVERAEDLRPALDRARDAGVVAIIDVLTDPDRPNEVLRNMGALDLQ, from the coding sequence GTGGGCGACGAGACGCTCCTCGGTGGCGGCGACGGCGGCTACCAGAAGGTGCCCGAGGATCACGGTGGCGTCGCCGTTGCCCGGGTGTTGCACGCTGCCGGCGTGCGCCGGCTGTTCTGCCTGCCCGGGGGGCACATCGGCCCGGTGACGAACGGCTGTGCCGAGGTGGGGATCGAGGTGATCACGACGAGGCACGAGAGCGCAGCGATCCACATGGCCGAGGCGTGGGCACGCACGACCGGAGAGGTGGGTGTGGCTGCCGTCACCGCGGGGCCTGGCTTCACGAACGGGGTGACCGGTCTGGCCAACGCCCAGGCAACGGGCATCCCCGTCGTTGTGCTCGGCGGTCGTACGCCGCTGGGTCTGCGCGGGAAGGGCGCGGTGCAGGATGCCGATCAGGAGAGCATCGCCCGGGCGGTCGCGAAGTGGACCCGAGCGGTGACCCGCCCCGAGGACCTCGCGAGCGCGACGCGGGAGGCGCTGTCGGTCGCCCGCAGCGGCCGGCCGGGGTCGGCGTACCTCGAGCTGCCCACCGATGTCCTGACCGCGCAGGCGCCCTTCACCGAAGGTGAGGTCGCACGGCCCCAGCCCGCAGGCGCCGACGAGGACGCCGTCTCCGCCGCCGCGGACGCGCTGGCCCGCTCGGAGCGCCCGGTCGTGGTCGCCGGCGGCGGGGCGTTCTGGGCTCGCGCTGGTGACGCCTTGAGCCGGTTCGTGGAGACCAGCGGCATCCCGGTCACGACGACCAGCCACGCGCGCGGGCTGGTCGCCGACTCGCACCCGCACTCTCTGGGCTCGCTGCTGCACGGTGGCGTCGCGACCGCGTTCGCCGACGTCGTGTTGATCGTCGGCAGCCGCTTCAACGGCAACCTCATGTTCGGGCGTGAGCCGCTGTGGCGCCCCGACCACACCATCATCTCCGTCGACGTCGACCCGGCGGCGTTCGCGCTCAACCGCAGTCCGGACATCGCGCTGCTCGGTGACGCCCGCGTCGTGCTCGCCCAGCTCACCGGGGCGTGGGGGGGTGACCCTAAGCAGGAGTGGTGCGACCAGGCGCGGTCCTTCGCCGATGCCAGCCGCCAGCACTGGTCGGGGGAAGCCGACGGCAACGCCAGCGGCGTGCACCCCGGCGCGCTGGCACGTGAGGTGTGCGCCTTCGCCGCCGACGCCGGACCCGGCTCCACCATCGTCCTGGACGGTGGCGACATCCTCGGATGGGGGCTCGGCTTCGCCCGCTGCGAGGAGCCCGGCTCGCAGCTGTTCACCTCCGACGCTCTCGGAACCCTCGGTGTCGGTGTGCCGTACGCGGTCGCCGCGCCCCTCGCGCGCCGCGACGGGCCCACCGTCGCGCTGCTCGGGGACGGCGCGTTCGGGCTCGCGGCCATGGAGCTCGAGACCGCGGCGAGGTACGGCACCGCCCCGATCGTCGTCGTGTCCAACAACGGTTCGTGGGGCGACGTCCGCTACGAGGAGGGCGAGTGGTTCGGCCGTACCGTCGGCACCGACCTCGGACGCGTCCGCCACGACCGCATCGCCGAGGCCGTCGGTGGCCACGGCGAGCGCGTCGAGCGAGCCGAGGACCTGCGGCCCGCGCTCGACCGCGCCCGCGATGCCGGCGTCGTCGCCATCATCGATGTCCTCACCGATCCCGATCGCCCCAACGAGGTCCTGCGCAACATGGGAGCGCTCGACCTGCAGTGA
- a CDS encoding cell wall-binding repeat-containing protein, with amino-acid sequence MTTLTSRSAGRRGVIARITRPFAFLLLTLGLIAGSELSAAIATEFLSAQEAELARLLNGERVSRGLPVLSHADALRTVARRHAQRMMIEGQIFHNERLREDVEAVFPAWASIGENVGVGPTIPSVHRAFMDSPGHRANILDPDWGWMGVGVVTGGSRLFMTENFLTLQPGAPRPSPAQFRLAGATRTGTARAVSDFGFTPGTAGGAVLADAFDFHGALAGAALAGQVSGPVVLSATDRLDPDARDALVRALGANSGKTVYLVGGPFADAVASGIEGLGLSVATIGGADHIAMATELAAALPQRPRRAFIATVANYPDALAASAVAAATGDPILYSDPDRLDSEVEATLSQLGVREVILVGGPEAVSSTVEQQLGSAGLATSRLGGADRIATSLVIADFGMSNGLRSDHIQIATGFNFPDALAGGGLAPVLGSPVVLTNSERLAPAAAAWIRARATQVDAVYLLGGPAALSAQVEVGLADALR; translated from the coding sequence GTGACCACGTTGACGAGTAGGAGCGCGGGTCGCCGGGGCGTGATCGCACGGATCACGCGCCCGTTCGCCTTCCTCCTGCTGACGCTCGGACTCATCGCCGGCAGCGAACTGTCCGCAGCGATCGCGACCGAGTTCCTGTCGGCCCAGGAGGCCGAGCTGGCCCGCCTGCTCAACGGGGAGCGGGTGAGTCGAGGCTTGCCCGTCCTCAGCCACGCCGATGCGTTGCGCACCGTGGCCCGCAGGCACGCGCAGCGGATGATGATCGAGGGCCAGATCTTCCACAACGAGCGGCTCCGCGAGGACGTCGAGGCCGTGTTCCCCGCGTGGGCCTCGATCGGCGAGAACGTCGGCGTGGGACCGACCATCCCCTCGGTGCACCGTGCGTTCATGGACTCGCCCGGACACCGAGCCAACATCCTCGACCCCGACTGGGGCTGGATGGGGGTCGGCGTGGTCACCGGAGGGTCGCGGCTGTTCATGACCGAGAACTTCCTCACGCTGCAGCCAGGCGCGCCCCGACCGTCGCCCGCCCAGTTCCGCCTCGCCGGCGCCACGCGCACCGGTACCGCCAGAGCGGTGTCGGACTTCGGCTTCACCCCGGGGACCGCAGGGGGAGCGGTGCTCGCCGACGCCTTCGACTTCCACGGGGCGCTCGCCGGTGCCGCGTTGGCGGGCCAGGTCAGCGGACCGGTGGTGCTGTCGGCGACCGATCGACTCGATCCCGACGCGCGCGACGCGCTCGTGCGTGCGCTCGGAGCCAACTCGGGCAAGACCGTCTACCTCGTCGGCGGGCCGTTCGCCGACGCGGTCGCGTCGGGCATCGAGGGCCTGGGCCTGTCGGTCGCGACGATCGGAGGAGCCGATCACATCGCGATGGCCACCGAACTGGCGGCTGCGCTGCCCCAGCGTCCGCGTCGAGCGTTCATCGCCACGGTCGCCAACTACCCCGACGCGCTGGCAGCGTCCGCGGTCGCGGCCGCCACGGGCGACCCGATCCTGTACAGCGACCCCGACCGGCTGGACAGCGAGGTCGAGGCGACGTTGTCGCAGCTGGGGGTGCGCGAGGTCATCCTCGTCGGAGGGCCGGAGGCCGTCTCGAGCACCGTCGAGCAGCAACTGGGCAGCGCCGGCCTCGCCACGTCGCGGCTCGGCGGCGCCGACCGCATCGCGACGTCGCTGGTGATCGCGGACTTCGGGATGTCCAACGGCCTGCGCTCGGACCACATCCAGATCGCGACCGGGTTCAACTTCCCGGACGCGCTCGCGGGCGGAGGGCTCGCGCCCGTGCTCGGATCGCCGGTCGTGCTCACCAACAGCGAGCGTCTCGCCCCCGCGGCGGCCGCCTGGATCCGGGCCCGGGCCACGCAGGTCGACGCGGTCTACCTGCTGGGTGGCCCGGCCGCGCTGTCGGCGCAGGTGGAGGTCGGACTCGCCGACGCGCTGCGCTGA
- a CDS encoding zinc-dependent metalloprotease — MSSDGDPTRIVDERAARWAARLVTPTRTTSRSEVARLRAEVTSEMPAIDRAARAWTQLGSELPPTDVAVVGRYRWVDLNLAAVRSAFDPLADKLRGDRRIASKVLGAQIGALLGVLSTRVLGQYVLPLSEPGAGRLVVVGPNLLQLSDDYGIRAEDLRRTVLLHEVTHRLQFDGVPWLGDHLRDLLARYLAETRIDVAALIETAARLPEAIQKVRVTGSVQPLVEAVLAPAQVDIVREAQGLMSLLEGHGNAAMFLGAEGVVDDVAAVRDALERRRGDVTSRLLSAVAGMEMKKRQYREGEAFVRAVVTAAGVEGLNRAFADPRNLPTQEEVTDPAAWLQRMGDAA, encoded by the coding sequence ATGAGCTCCGACGGGGATCCGACCCGTATCGTCGACGAACGCGCGGCCCGGTGGGCCGCGCGACTCGTCACACCGACCCGCACGACGAGCCGTTCCGAGGTCGCACGCCTCCGCGCCGAGGTCACCTCGGAGATGCCAGCGATCGACCGTGCCGCGCGGGCCTGGACCCAGCTCGGCAGCGAGCTACCTCCGACCGACGTGGCGGTCGTCGGTCGCTACCGGTGGGTCGATCTGAACCTCGCTGCCGTGCGTAGCGCCTTCGATCCTCTCGCCGACAAGCTGCGCGGCGATCGGCGCATCGCTTCGAAGGTGCTCGGTGCTCAGATCGGGGCGCTGCTGGGCGTGCTCTCCACCCGGGTCCTCGGTCAGTACGTGCTCCCGCTGTCGGAACCGGGGGCGGGCCGTCTGGTCGTCGTCGGTCCCAACCTGCTCCAACTCAGCGACGACTACGGGATCCGGGCCGAGGACCTGCGCCGGACCGTGCTGCTCCACGAGGTCACACACCGGCTGCAGTTCGACGGCGTGCCGTGGCTCGGCGACCACCTCCGCGACCTGCTAGCCCGCTACCTCGCTGAGACCCGCATCGATGTAGCCGCGCTCATCGAGACGGCAGCGCGACTCCCGGAGGCGATCCAGAAGGTGCGCGTGACCGGCAGCGTCCAGCCGCTGGTCGAGGCGGTGCTGGCCCCCGCGCAGGTCGACATCGTGCGTGAGGCTCAGGGTCTGATGTCGCTGCTCGAAGGGCACGGCAACGCGGCCATGTTCCTCGGTGCTGAGGGCGTCGTCGACGACGTCGCCGCCGTCCGGGACGCACTGGAGCGGCGCCGGGGCGACGTGACCAGTCGGCTGCTATCGGCGGTGGCCGGGATGGAGATGAAGAAGCGTCAGTACCGCGAGGGCGAAGCGTTCGTGCGTGCGGTCGTCACCGCCGCGGGTGTCGAGGGCCTCAACCGGGCGTTCGCCGACCCCCGGAACCTGCCGACGCAGGAGGAGGTCACCGACCCCGCCGCCTGGCTGCAGCGGATGGGGGACGCGGCCTGA